From Deltaproteobacteria bacterium, a single genomic window includes:
- the sdhA gene encoding succinate dehydrogenase flavoprotein subunit, translated as MNIKNHYHDVIIIGAGLAGTRAAIEVASIADVAVITKVFPTRSHSTTAQGGVAASLNNNKAKGEDSWELHMFDTVKGSDYLGDQNAIEYMCKEAPPTVIELEHMGVPFSRMPDGKIAQRDFGGHSRPRIAYAADRTGHVMLHTLYEQSIKENVHYYSEFVVTQLIIDNNVCKGVVAYDLRKRNVHVFSAKSVLIATGGGGRIYKVTSNAHESTGDGFGLIYKSGLPLQDMEFPQFHPTGLYPLGILITEGVRGEGGFLLNGKGERFMEKYAPEFKDLAPRDLTSRAIYTEIMEGRGVGPKKDHVLLQIHHIGKKAILEKLPEIYQFTITYAGVDCTKEPIPVMPTMHYYMGGIPTNYEDGLVIADDKGNTVKGLYAAGEAACESVHGGNRLGANSLVDTVVFGRKAGKHMYKYIQQVDKPELKGDEGKQTVEMITNLTNSTGQELVSKLRENLQDIMWQKCSVFRDEKTLKEGLSALKELQKRYENVRLIDKASTFNMEMKEAIELGNMLEYAEATLASAIYRKESRGAHSRVDYPKRDDQNFLKHTLVFRVQGATPRIATRDVSITRYKPQERRY; from the coding sequence ATGAATATAAAAAATCATTATCATGATGTTATAATAATTGGTGCAGGGCTTGCCGGCACAAGGGCGGCGATCGAAGTCGCATCAATAGCAGATGTTGCTGTTATTACAAAGGTGTTCCCAACTCGTTCGCATTCAACGACTGCTCAAGGCGGGGTGGCAGCATCTCTTAATAATAACAAAGCAAAAGGTGAAGATTCCTGGGAATTGCATATGTTTGATACTGTAAAGGGCAGCGATTATCTTGGAGACCAGAATGCTATTGAGTACATGTGTAAGGAAGCGCCTCCGACAGTTATAGAGCTTGAACACATGGGTGTGCCGTTTAGCAGGATGCCCGACGGTAAGATTGCACAGAGGGATTTTGGAGGACATTCAAGGCCCAGGATAGCTTATGCGGCTGATCGGACGGGCCATGTTATGCTGCATACTCTATATGAACAGAGTATAAAAGAAAATGTTCATTATTATAGTGAATTTGTGGTTACCCAGTTGATTATTGATAACAATGTTTGCAAAGGTGTTGTTGCCTATGATTTAAGAAAGAGAAACGTTCATGTTTTCTCTGCTAAATCTGTTTTAATCGCGACTGGCGGGGGCGGAAGGATTTACAAGGTAACATCAAATGCGCATGAGTCTACAGGTGATGGATTTGGTCTTATTTATAAGTCTGGATTACCTTTACAGGATATGGAGTTTCCTCAATTTCATCCAACGGGTTTGTATCCCCTCGGTATTCTTATAACAGAAGGTGTCAGAGGCGAAGGAGGATTTCTGCTAAACGGCAAAGGTGAAAGATTTATGGAAAAATATGCACCCGAATTCAAAGATTTGGCTCCGCGGGATCTTACCTCCAGGGCCATATACACGGAAATAATGGAAGGCAGGGGCGTGGGGCCTAAGAAGGATCATGTTTTGCTTCAGATACATCATATTGGTAAAAAGGCAATACTTGAAAAGCTGCCGGAGATATACCAGTTTACGATAACTTATGCCGGTGTAGATTGTACAAAAGAGCCGATACCTGTTATGCCGACAATGCATTATTACATGGGGGGTATCCCAACAAACTATGAAGACGGGCTTGTTATCGCTGATGATAAAGGCAATACGGTTAAAGGATTGTATGCGGCTGGTGAGGCTGCTTGTGAATCAGTACACGGCGGAAACAGACTCGGAGCAAATTCACTTGTGGATACCGTTGTGTTTGGCAGAAAAGCAGGTAAGCACATGTATAAATATATTCAACAGGTAGATAAGCCGGAATTGAAAGGCGATGAAGGCAAACAAACGGTAGAGATGATTACTAACCTTACGAATTCAACGGGTCAAGAGCTTGTCAGCAAATTAAGAGAAAACCTTCAGGATATTATGTGGCAGAAATGTTCTGTTTTCAGAGATGAAAAAACCCTTAAAGAAGGGCTTAGTGCACTTAAAGAGCTCCAGAAAAGATATGAGAACGTAAGGCTTATTGATAAAGCTTCAACATTTAATATGGAAATGAAAGAAGCAATTGAGCTTGGTAATATGCTTGAATATGCTGAAGCAACGCTTGCATCCGCGATATACAGAAAAGAAAGCCGCGGTGCGCATTCAAGAGTTGACTATCCTAAAAGGGATGATCAAAACTTTTTAAAACATACACTCGTTTTCAGGGTACAGGGAGCTACTCCTAGAATTGCTACTAGAGATGTCTCTATAACAAGATATAAACCACAGGAAAGGAGATATTAA
- the sdhD gene encoding succinate dehydrogenase, hydrophobic membrane anchor protein, with product MNIKLVSGNSGIKRWFYQRITGIFLVVVLLVHFTVMHFIGTGEIDYKTVAPRLASLYWKTFDLAFLIFALYHGMAGLWVIVDDYVHKDGWRIVIYSTIVLAGFIFLILGALTIITFTPKI from the coding sequence ATGAATATTAAATTAGTTTCAGGCAATTCAGGTATAAAAAGGTGGTTTTATCAGCGTATCACAGGGATATTTCTTGTAGTTGTGCTGTTAGTGCATTTTACGGTTATGCATTTTATAGGAACAGGCGAGATAGATTATAAGACGGTGGCTCCAAGACTCGCATCTCTATATTGGAAAACCTTTGATCTTGCATTCCTTATATTTGCACTATATCACGGCATGGCAGGATTATGGGTCATAGTGGATGATTACGTACATAAGGACGGCTGGAGGATTGTTATATACTCAACAATAGTTCTTGCAGGATTCATTTTCCTTATACTCGGCGCACTTACAATCATAACTTTTACACCCAAAATATAA
- the sdhC gene encoding succinate dehydrogenase, cytochrome b556 subunit: MAKKKIYEFSYRYHSGTVAWILHRLSGLALIGYLLIHIWVIHRLETPQGFDTVMKFLNQPMFKILELGLWGVILYHAINGLRIIIIDFVKGSLIQKPLFWATVAIGIILLFAGAVPFLSHLHLQ, translated from the coding sequence ATGGCAAAGAAAAAGATTTACGAGTTTAGTTACAGGTATCATTCAGGAACAGTTGCGTGGATACTGCACAGGTTATCGGGCTTGGCTTTGATTGGTTATTTGTTAATACACATCTGGGTGATCCACAGGCTTGAAACCCCGCAGGGCTTTGACACCGTTATGAAGTTTTTGAACCAACCTATGTTTAAAATATTAGAGCTCGGTTTATGGGGTGTAATTCTTTATCATGCGATCAATGGATTGCGCATTATCATAATTGATTTTGTAAAGGGTTCACTGATTCAGAAGCCTTTGTTCTGGGCTACAGTGGCGATTGGTATAATCCTGCTCTTTGCAGGTGCGGTACCCTTTTTAAGTCATTTACATTTGCAATAG
- a CDS encoding Fe-S-containing hydro-lyase, whose product MGEVIRITAPLTDDTVSKLKSDDSVLITGVMYTGRDAAHKRMVDALNRGEELPFDIRGQIIYYVGPSPAKPGKPIGSAGPTTSYRMDAYAPALIKLGLKGMIGKGWRAKDVIDACIKYRAVYFGATGGAGALIARSIKKSDIIAYDDLGPEAVRRIEVVDFPAIVINDAYGNDLYVKGVEVYKQI is encoded by the coding sequence ATGGGAGAAGTGATAAGAATAACTGCGCCTTTAACGGATGATACGGTATCAAAACTGAAGAGTGATGACAGTGTTTTAATAACAGGCGTGATGTACACAGGCAGGGATGCCGCACACAAGAGAATGGTGGATGCGTTAAATAGAGGAGAGGAACTGCCTTTTGACATAAGGGGTCAGATCATATATTATGTTGGTCCTTCACCTGCAAAACCCGGTAAACCGATAGGGTCCGCAGGTCCAACCACCAGCTACAGGATGGATGCTTATGCGCCGGCACTGATAAAACTGGGATTGAAAGGCATGATCGGAAAAGGCTGGAGAGCAAAAGATGTTATTGATGCCTGCATAAAATACAGGGCTGTATATTTTGGCGCAACAGGCGGAGCAGGTGCATTGATCGCCAGGTCCATAAAGAAATCTGATATCATTGCTTATGATGACCTTGGTCCTGAAGCAGTAAGGAGGATTGAGGTAGTAGATTTTCCTGCTATTGTCATAAATGATGCTTACGGTAATGACCTTTACGTCAAAGGTGTAGAAGTATATAAACAAATTTAG
- a CDS encoding fumarate hydratase, producing MREIKAKQITETVGNLCTKANFDIPEDVMKVLRDAHNREVSPQGKDVLKQIIENDEIAHNEEVPMCQDTGLAVFFVELGQEVHITGGLITEAINEGVRKGYKDGYLRKSTCNPFTRKNVGDNTPAIIHYEIVPGDKIKITMAAKGGGSENMSRVMMMKPSDGLEGIKKYIVERVKESGSNPCPPVIVGVGIGGTFERSAIIAKKSLLRPLDVPNPDPELDKLENELLTSINKLGIGPMGLGGRVTALAVHIIVEPCHIASLPLAVNIQCHSARHKEIII from the coding sequence ATGCGTGAAATAAAAGCAAAACAGATCACGGAGACCGTAGGTAATCTTTGCACCAAGGCTAATTTCGATATCCCAGAGGACGTTATGAAGGTGCTTAGAGATGCACATAACCGGGAGGTTTCTCCACAGGGAAAGGATGTTCTAAAGCAAATCATAGAGAATGACGAGATAGCCCATAATGAAGAAGTTCCCATGTGTCAGGATACAGGGCTTGCCGTATTTTTTGTTGAGCTCGGACAGGAAGTACACATTACAGGCGGGCTTATTACGGAGGCAATAAACGAAGGCGTCAGAAAGGGCTATAAAGACGGCTATTTGCGAAAGTCCACCTGTAATCCGTTTACAAGAAAGAATGTCGGCGATAATACACCGGCAATCATTCATTATGAGATCGTTCCCGGAGACAAAATAAAAATAACGATGGCTGCAAAAGGCGGCGGCAGTGAGAACATGAGCAGGGTGATGATGATGAAGCCTTCGGATGGACTTGAAGGTATAAAAAAGTATATCGTAGAGAGGGTAAAAGAATCGGGATCAAATCCATGCCCTCCTGTCATTGTTGGAGTTGGAATAGGCGGAACCTTTGAACGTTCTGCAATCATTGCAAAAAAATCGTTATTAAGACCATTAGATGTGCCGAATCCGGATCCGGAGCTTGACAAACTCGAGAATGAACTGCTTACTTCTATCAACAAACTTGGCATAGGACCAATGGGGCTCGGCGGCAGGGTTACAGCTCTTGCAGTCCATATTATTGTTGAGCCATGCCATATAGCGAGTTTACCTCTTGCTGTAAATATACAGTGTCATTCAGCAAGACACAAAGAAATAATAATATGA
- the mdh gene encoding malate dehydrogenase produces MSRKKITVVGAGHVGESTAERLAAIELGDVVLVDIVQDMPQGKALDLMQARPIYGSDVNIIGTNSYEETKNSDVIVITSGMPRKPGMSREDLLQTNVKIVKEVTDNVAKYSPDAIIIVVANPVDGMTYVAYKTSKFPKERVMGMAGVLDSSRFRTFIAMELGVSVEDINAFVIGVHGDEMVPFVRYTNVAGIPVSELIAKDRLDAIVARTRVAGGEIVKLLKTGSAYYAPAASAVEMVESIVKDKKKILPAITLCTKEYGLNNVFMGVPVKLGESGIEKIIEIKMNGEEVQALNKSAEAVTRQKNEIDGLKLL; encoded by the coding sequence ATGTCAAGAAAAAAAATAACGGTAGTTGGTGCGGGCCATGTTGGAGAATCAACAGCAGAAAGGCTCGCAGCGATAGAACTTGGTGATGTTGTTCTCGTTGATATAGTTCAGGACATGCCGCAAGGAAAAGCACTTGACCTTATGCAGGCAAGACCTATTTACGGCTCAGATGTGAACATTATAGGTACAAACAGTTATGAAGAAACAAAGAATTCGGATGTTATTGTCATTACATCCGGTATGCCGAGAAAGCCGGGTATGAGCAGGGAAGATCTGCTTCAAACGAATGTCAAAATCGTTAAGGAGGTTACGGATAATGTAGCAAAGTATTCTCCTGATGCCATTATAATTGTCGTGGCAAACCCTGTTGACGGGATGACCTATGTTGCTTACAAGACAAGCAAATTCCCGAAGGAAAGGGTTATGGGTATGGCCGGTGTGCTTGATTCATCCAGATTTAGAACATTCATAGCCATGGAACTGGGTGTATCGGTAGAAGATATAAATGCGTTTGTTATCGGGGTCCATGGTGATGAGATGGTGCCTTTTGTGAGGTATACAAATGTAGCAGGCATACCCGTAAGTGAACTTATAGCAAAGGACAGGCTTGATGCTATTGTTGCAAGAACAAGGGTAGCAGGCGGTGAGATCGTAAAGCTTCTGAAAACGGGAAGCGCTTATTATGCACCTGCCGCATCAGCGGTGGAAATGGTGGAGTCGATAGTAAAGGACAAGAAAAAGATCCTACCTGCTATAACACTTTGCACTAAAGAGTACGGATTAAATAATGTGTTTATGGGTGTTCCGGTAAAACTCGGAGAAAGCGGCATAGAAAAGATTATTGAGATAAAAATGAACGGTGAAGAAGTACAGGCACTTAATAAATCGGCAGAAGCAGTAACGAGACAGAAGAACGAGATAGACGGGTTGAAGTTATTATGA
- the icd gene encoding isocitrate dehydrogenase (NADP(+)), with the protein MANGTKIGFENDKLIVPDDPIIPFIEGDGTGPDIWRASQIVFDAAVKKVFNGKKKIVWKEVYAGEKAFKKFNTWLPDETLSAIQEHIVGIKGPLTTPVGGGIRSLNVALRQKLNLFTCMRPVKYIPGVPSPVKHPEKMDVIIFRENTEDLYAGIEWAQGVPETIKLIRFLKDEMGAKLRDDSGIGIKPISITATKQLMRMAIKYALDKKRRNVTIDHKGNIMKYTEGAFREWAYQVAKEEFRDRIVTEEEVEKQYNGKAPAGKLIIKDRIADNMFQQVLTRADEYDIIVTPNLNGDYLSDACAAQVGGLGMAPGGNIGIPYAIFEATHGTAPKYAGQDKVNPGSVILSGAMMFEYLGWDSVSQVIKESLGETIKQKKVTYDLERQMEGAALLKSSEFAKAIVDNMDSVIRKLKI; encoded by the coding sequence ATGGCAAATGGAACAAAGATAGGTTTTGAAAACGATAAGTTGATAGTTCCCGATGATCCTATTATACCATTTATAGAAGGTGATGGTACAGGCCCTGATATATGGCGCGCGTCCCAGATTGTTTTTGATGCTGCAGTAAAAAAGGTATTTAATGGTAAAAAGAAGATCGTATGGAAAGAGGTCTACGCCGGAGAAAAGGCATTTAAAAAATTTAATACATGGCTGCCGGATGAAACACTTTCTGCTATTCAGGAGCACATTGTAGGGATAAAGGGACCTCTTACAACACCCGTTGGCGGAGGTATCAGGAGCCTGAATGTTGCATTGAGGCAAAAATTAAACCTCTTTACGTGTATGAGACCTGTAAAATACATTCCCGGTGTGCCAAGCCCTGTTAAACACCCCGAAAAAATGGACGTAATAATATTCAGAGAGAATACGGAGGATCTATATGCAGGTATTGAATGGGCGCAGGGTGTGCCTGAGACAATAAAGCTCATAAGGTTTCTTAAGGATGAAATGGGGGCAAAGTTAAGAGATGATTCCGGTATAGGGATAAAGCCGATAAGCATAACTGCAACAAAACAACTTATGAGAATGGCTATCAAGTATGCACTTGATAAAAAACGTAGGAACGTAACCATTGATCACAAAGGCAATATAATGAAGTACACCGAAGGTGCGTTCAGGGAATGGGCGTATCAGGTTGCAAAAGAGGAATTCAGGGACAGGATAGTTACGGAAGAAGAAGTAGAGAAACAGTATAATGGAAAGGCACCGGCAGGCAAGCTTATTATAAAAGACAGGATTGCCGATAACATGTTTCAGCAGGTGCTCACGAGGGCGGATGAATACGATATTATTGTAACACCCAATTTGAACGGCGATTATCTATCAGACGCATGCGCTGCACAGGTTGGAGGCCTCGGCATGGCACCGGGCGGCAACATAGGTATTCCTTATGCAATATTTGAAGCAACGCATGGTACAGCTCCCAAATATGCCGGTCAGGATAAGGTAAACCCGGGATCGGTGATCTTATCCGGTGCAATGATGTTTGAGTATCTCGGATGGGATTCTGTGAGTCAAGTGATTAAAGAATCCCTGGGAGAAACTATTAAGCAGAAAAAAGTTACTTATGATCTTGAGAGGCAGATGGAAGGTGCAGCACTGCTGAAGTCATCAGAGTTTGCTAAAGCGATAGTTGATAATATGGACAGTGTAATCAGGAAATTAAAAATTTAA
- a CDS encoding aconitate hydratase, protein MRQNITQKIISSHLVSGKMIPGEEIAIKIDQTLTQDATGTMAYLQFEAMGIPKVKTELSVSYVDHNTLQTGFENADDHKFLQTISSKYGIHFSKPGNGICHQVHLERFGAPGKTLLGSDSHTPTGGGIGMISIGAGGLDVAVAMGGGPFYLSMPKVVLVKLTGRLKPWVSAKDIILELLKRLTVKGGVGKIFEYGGDGVKTLSVPERATITNMGAELGATTSVFPSDEMTKAYMSAQGRVKQWKNLMADKDAQYDEVIEIDLSKVVPLVAQPHSPDNVVEVKAVEGLKIDQVAIGSCTNSSYKDLVTVGKIMKGKKVHPDVSFAISPGSKQVLNMITKNGILSDLLSAGTRILETACGPCIGMGQAPASAAVSIRTYNRNFEGRSGTPDARIYLLSPETAAISAIKGVLTDPRKMGKPVKIAWPKKFIIDDSMIIKPSRKPESVDIVRGPNIKPLPRREALKDTISGVILLKVGDNITTDHIMPAGAKVLPFRSNIPAMAEHVFERVDPDFPKRAKENNGGFIVGGVNYGQGSSREHAALAPMYLGVKAVITKSFARIHYANLVNFGIIPLMFENEADYDSIRQGDTVEIKDIKTQITGSNRIAAHTGTGKELFLKHSLTPRQVEIIIEGGLLNYTVKNN, encoded by the coding sequence GTGAGACAGAATATTACACAAAAAATAATTTCTTCTCATCTTGTATCAGGCAAGATGATTCCGGGCGAAGAGATAGCAATTAAGATTGATCAAACACTTACTCAGGATGCAACAGGCACAATGGCATATTTACAATTTGAAGCAATGGGTATCCCGAAGGTTAAAACGGAATTGTCCGTAAGTTACGTTGATCATAATACATTGCAAACTGGTTTTGAAAATGCGGACGACCATAAGTTTTTGCAGACAATATCATCAAAATACGGGATCCATTTTTCAAAGCCGGGTAACGGTATATGCCATCAGGTTCATCTCGAACGTTTTGGCGCACCCGGTAAAACACTGCTCGGTTCGGACAGCCATACCCCGACAGGCGGAGGGATTGGCATGATTTCAATAGGGGCAGGAGGACTTGATGTCGCTGTAGCAATGGGCGGCGGGCCGTTTTATCTTAGTATGCCAAAGGTTGTTCTTGTAAAACTCACAGGGAGGCTTAAGCCATGGGTAAGCGCAAAAGATATCATATTGGAACTATTGAAAAGGCTTACTGTTAAAGGCGGGGTTGGCAAGATTTTTGAATATGGCGGAGACGGCGTTAAAACCCTTTCTGTCCCTGAAAGGGCGACAATAACAAATATGGGTGCCGAACTTGGTGCTACGACGTCTGTATTCCCGAGTGATGAGATGACAAAGGCTTATATGTCCGCACAGGGCAGGGTTAAACAATGGAAAAATCTTATGGCTGATAAAGATGCTCAATACGATGAAGTTATAGAAATAGATCTATCAAAGGTTGTCCCGCTTGTTGCCCAGCCGCATAGCCCTGATAATGTGGTAGAGGTAAAAGCGGTTGAAGGGTTAAAAATAGATCAGGTAGCAATAGGCAGCTGCACAAACTCATCATATAAAGACCTTGTAACAGTGGGTAAGATCATGAAAGGTAAAAAGGTTCATCCCGACGTTAGCTTTGCCATATCTCCGGGTTCAAAACAGGTACTTAACATGATTACAAAAAACGGCATATTATCCGATCTGCTGTCTGCGGGTACAAGGATTCTTGAGACGGCTTGCGGCCCCTGTATCGGTATGGGACAGGCACCAGCGAGCGCGGCAGTTTCAATTAGAACTTATAACAGGAATTTTGAAGGAAGGAGTGGAACACCCGATGCAAGGATATATCTGTTAAGCCCTGAAACAGCGGCTATATCAGCTATAAAAGGTGTATTAACAGATCCGAGAAAGATGGGTAAACCCGTTAAGATTGCGTGGCCCAAAAAATTTATAATTGATGACAGCATGATTATAAAACCTTCCAGGAAACCCGAGAGCGTTGATATTGTAAGAGGTCCTAATATAAAGCCGCTTCCGAGAAGAGAGGCTTTAAAAGATACAATATCAGGGGTTATATTATTAAAGGTCGGGGACAACATCACAACCGATCATATCATGCCTGCCGGTGCAAAGGTGCTGCCTTTCAGATCGAACATTCCCGCAATGGCTGAACACGTTTTTGAAAGGGTTGATCCCGATTTTCCAAAGCGTGCAAAAGAAAACAACGGCGGGTTTATCGTAGGCGGGGTTAACTACGGACAGGGTTCAAGCAGAGAGCATGCAGCTCTTGCGCCTATGTATCTCGGGGTAAAGGCTGTAATAACAAAATCGTTCGCGCGGATTCATTATGCAAATCTTGTTAACTTCGGGATTATCCCTCTGATGTTTGAGAATGAGGCTGATTATGACTCAATAAGACAAGGGGATACCGTTGAGATTAAGGACATAAAAACACAGATAACCGGTTCAAACAGGATTGCCGCACATACAGGCACAGGAAAAGAACTTTTTTTAAAACATAGCTTGACACCACGACAGGTGGAGATCATCATAGAAGGTGGTTTGTTGAATTATACGGTAAAGAATAATTAA
- a CDS encoding porin family protein, whose amino-acid sequence MKRICMTILASLIIIGFAVSSKADYNGRVNQVWSVAPKLIIFFPNGSNPGLNNFGPGVGVGVDGRYNFMKYFAVSAELDYLGVSSANINGATENFSNFAIKVDALGTIPLGKITPFFGLGPVYNSPSISVSGGGYSTSISGSGIGLEIVGGADFLVTHNGAVTVEISLPISESATFNGSSTSVDVGSYELMGGYRFLF is encoded by the coding sequence ATGAAAAGAATCTGTATGACAATATTAGCATCTTTGATAATCATTGGATTTGCAGTATCTTCAAAAGCGGATTATAATGGGAGAGTAAATCAGGTATGGTCTGTCGCACCTAAACTTATTATTTTCTTTCCCAACGGCAGTAATCCCGGATTAAATAATTTTGGTCCAGGAGTAGGTGTTGGAGTTGACGGGCGGTATAATTTTATGAAGTATTTTGCTGTATCAGCGGAACTTGATTATCTTGGTGTCTCAAGCGCTAATATAAACGGCGCCACTGAAAATTTCAGCAATTTCGCGATCAAAGTCGATGCACTCGGGACAATACCTTTGGGCAAGATAACACCATTCTTTGGTCTTGGTCCTGTATACAACAGTCCGAGTATTTCTGTTAGTGGTGGAGGTTATTCAACTTCTATAAGTGGAAGCGGTATTGGGTTAGAAATTGTCGGAGGAGCAGACTTTTTAGTAACCCATAATGGGGCAGTTACTGTTGAAATCTCACTTCCAATCAGTGAAAGTGCTACCTTTAACGGTTCAAGTACAAGCGTTGATGTTGGCAGCTATGAACTTATGGGAGGATACAGGTTTCTTTTTTAA
- the lepB gene encoding signal peptidase I: protein MTKEKKKKGIIREYVEAFATAIVLALIIRAFIIQAFKIPSGSMEPTLLVGDHILVSKFIYGMHIPFTNHVILPLENPKEGDVVVFEYPKDESIDFIKRAIGLPGDKLQIINKQVYINGKALYEPYAYHGDSDILSANVSPRDNFGPIVVPKGEYFMMGDNRDFSNDSRFWGFVKRDLILGKAWVIYFSWNPKTLHVRWNRFGMLIH from the coding sequence ATGACAAAAGAGAAAAAGAAAAAAGGGATAATAAGAGAATACGTAGAGGCATTTGCAACAGCGATTGTTCTTGCGTTGATCATACGGGCATTCATCATACAGGCATTTAAGATCCCCTCAGGCTCGATGGAGCCCACATTGCTTGTAGGGGATCATATACTGGTCAGTAAATTCATATACGGCATGCACATACCTTTTACGAATCACGTGATACTGCCTCTCGAGAACCCGAAAGAAGGAGATGTTGTTGTGTTTGAGTATCCAAAGGATGAATCGATAGATTTTATAAAAAGGGCAATAGGCCTGCCGGGCGATAAGTTACAAATCATAAACAAACAAGTCTATATAAATGGAAAAGCATTGTATGAACCTTATGCGTATCATGGAGATTCGGACATCCTGTCGGCGAATGTATCGCCGAGAGACAACTTCGGACCCATTGTTGTGCCGAAGGGAGAATACTTTATGATGGGAGATAACAGGGATTTTTCAAATGACTCGAGGTTCTGGGGTTTTGTGAAAAGGGACTTGATTCTCGGCAAGGCATGGGTTATATATTTTTCATGGAACCCAAAGACGCTGCACGTAAGGTGGAATAGATTTGGTATGTTGATACATTGA